The following are from one region of the Stigmatopora argus isolate UIUO_Sarg chromosome 9, RoL_Sarg_1.0, whole genome shotgun sequence genome:
- the ablim3 gene encoding actin-binding LIM protein 3 isoform X3: MSSNAYLQGSIGGESSRGPIRCQRCREVCKGEVVRVQETHFHVKCFTCTVCNCDLARSGFFQKKGEYICTADYQRLYGTRCDRCDSFITGEVVSALGRTYHPKCFVCSVCSRPFPIGDRVTFSGKDCVCQQCSLSLAKPNEPIKIHGPSHCAGCTAEIKQGQSLLALEKQWHVSCFRCQTCNMVLTGEYISKDGVPYCEADYHAQYGVKCEGCSRYISGRVLEAGGKHYHPTCARCVRCNMMFKEGEEMYLTGCEVWHPLCKQAARAERRLRHRRLSETSISPPGSSIGSPNRVICAKLANEFLDYKDLAALPKIKAIYEVQQPDLICSSYYHPYQRYTSDDRLDMTYSYGESLGTLSPYSQEYDCMDIKQRRCSSPGYIDSPTYSRQGMSPIMPRSPQHFGYPGSESGRSSPYYSQEGRSNTPTLIQPPKHFHVPATGEPNIYRKPPIYKRTDNHLNAATKSRTSEDILRSSRLSTFSPEPYTQSDCDFYSYSNSPRTYRVPRRRYSTGGDEESWSHGLQRIGSGIGRMILKEEMKARSGSYDNDPWGSARNSRSGSKETLTTCYSSTAYNNTINGSPQSQYATDSEFVCKSASLPSYGRNGMQRPQSADCYQYQYDSSSELNWGSRAEYKIYPYEALIVTTRGRNRLPKDVERARLEVNYEQQVEVFSGDTFPQKSLSKCLA, translated from the exons ATGAGCTCTAATG CATATCTCCAAGGCTCAATTGGAGGTGAGTCAAGCAGAGGGCCAATCCGCTGTCAACGGTGTCGGGAAGTGTGCAAAGGAGAGGTGGTTCGAGTTCAAGAGACCCACTTCCATGTCAAGTGTTTTACATGCACAG TGTGTAACTGTGATCTGGCGAGGTCAGGCTTTTTCCAGAAGAAAGGCGAGTACATCTGCACAGCAGACTACCAACGACTGTATGGCACACGGTGCGACCGCTGCGACAGCTTCATCACAGGCGAGGTGGTCTCTGCTCTGGGACGGACTTACCACCCCAAGTGCTTTGTCTGTAGTGTCTGCAg TAGACCTTTTCCCATTGGAGATAGAGTGACATTCAGTGGAAAGGACTGCGTATGCCAACAGTGCTCTCTCTCACTGGCCAAGCCAAATGAACCTATCAAAATCCATGGGCCCAGCC ACTGTGCCGGATGTACAGCAGAGATCAAGCAAGGTCAGTCTCTCTTGGCTTTGGAGAAGCAATGGCATGTCAGCTGCTTCAGATGTCAAACATGCAACATGGTCCTCACCGGAGAGTACATCAGCAA GGACGGAGTTCCATACTGTGAGGCAGACTACCATGCCCAGTACGGGGTGAAATGTGAGGGTTGCAGCAGATATATAAGTGGAAGGGTTCTGGAG GCTGGAGGGAAACACTACCACCCAACCTGTGCCCGCTGTGTTCGCTGTAACATGATGTTCAAAGagggagaagaaatgtatcTGACAG GGTGTGAGGTGTGGCACCCATTATGCAAGCAGGCAGCACGAGCAGAGAGGAGACTCAGG CACAGACGCCTGTCAGAGACCTCCATCTCTCCTCCAGGCTCCTCCATTGGCTCTCCCAATAGAGTTATATGT GCCAAATTGGCGAATGAGTTCCTAGATTATAAGGACCTAGCTGCCCTCCCAAAGATCAAGGCCATATATGAAGTCCAGCAGCCGGACCTCATATGTTCCTCATACTACCATCCTTACCAGAGATACACCTCTGATGACAGGCTAGACATGACTTACAGCTATGGGGAG TCACTTGGGACACTTTCTCCCTATTCTCAG GAATACGACTGCATGGATATAAAGCAGAGGCGATGCTCCAGTCCAGGTTACATTGACTCCCCAACATACAGTCGTCAAGGCATGTCACCCATCATGCCTCGCTCTCCACAGCACTTTGGTTACCCTG GATCTGAGAGTGGCAGGAGTTCACCTTACTACAGCCAAGAGGGGCGGTCCAATACGCCGACCCTCATCCAGcccccaaaacattttcatgtacCTG CCACAGGGGAGCCCAACATCTACAGGAAGCCTCCCATCTATAAGAGAACGG ACAATCATTTGAATGCAGCAACCAAAAGTAGGACCAGTGAGGATATCCTGAGATCCTCCAGATTGTCCACCTTCTCTCCGGAGCCATACACCCAGTCAGATTGTGACTTCTACTCATACAGCAACTCTCCACGAA CCTATCGGGTACCAAGGAGACGGTACTCGACTGGGGGAGATGAAGAGAGTTGGAGTCACGGTCTTCAAAGA ATCGGGAGTGGCATAGGGAGGATGATCCTAAAGGAAGAGATGAAAGCAAGATCTGGTTCCTATGACAACGACCCCTGGGGCAGTGCAAGAAATTCTCGTAGTGGGAGCAAGGAGACCCTCACTACATGCTACAGCTCCACAGCTTACAACAACACCATCAATGGAT CTCCTCAATCCCAATATGCCACAGATAGTG agttTGTGTGCAAGTCTGCCTCACTTCCAAGTTATGGACGCAATGGCATGCAACGG CCTCAGAGTGCTGACTGTTACCAATACCAGTACGACAGCAGCAGTGAACTCAACTGGGGAAGCAGAG CGGAATACAAG ATTTATCCCTATGAGGCGCTCATTGTCACCACCAGAGGGAGGAATCGACTTCCCAAAGATGTTGAGAGAGCCAGACTAGAGGTAAATTATGAGCAGCAAGTGGAGGTTTTTAGTGG cgACACCTTTCCCCAGAAGAGTTTGTCCAAGTGTTTGGCATGA